In Methylobacterium aquaticum, the following are encoded in one genomic region:
- a CDS encoding phage tail tape measure protein, translated as MTTDTAETNLRMFGGEGTTMMSQAKVKEIREGWLDKEALKNGMSVPSAMNAYTEVLKAGIQKEQAGDVTKKILEATAGMDLNVPETTKLVGRLAQLTKQGPEGIGEMLNSMGIVAAETAADSNELVSSLRRGAGALSNKNFKVSDLTAFTGVGISAGIQEGMAGTFIEHQQRDLLNAKYARGQEAKDLNKAFGMLGMGSRGAVSAATAKDPAGTLEKLYTKLGEIAEKDPVKANLIASLIGKDEWGGKMLMMAQSSGKIRSTRQAANDPNNKDFLATLKGERLGSWAGMWNTTKATFQLFWEKFGLGFDGILRDVTTYFADLGQKFDWNRVTLHVQAFMDGLKEGFGVKTWRELIANITGSLGTGDMVRKLKDFGRGIARGVTSFVDAIKAIGSSIGFDGKQSAEDMGKLVAQITLLSASLIVLAPVVSVLSLLAGGINLIVTALTAARGLLALLGIGTGAGGAVAAGGAAGAVAAGGVGTLAYLITKHLTDSFPDFKKPPAEGIREDQSRGWMGRTWNWMLGRSPSGATVQRQSFLGDAPRSLIQNASYGRNERSVREEPSLRSMIQQASLSNMSDRLGSLVQYASLGGNLGSALGSFSNNAGGSGTGGGGGSFGGGGSGPLLGNQTPGTALGNVGIGRRGIIGGGGGGNGAPFSVPDSVPMTPAERNTLGLILKYEGGYKNQMNYVGKSQGLDPATPKGYTAQGYYQMLNSNWRRIAPKLGINTPNAMASSLEDQTNVALHLLRNGGVGNWANFNPRLKAAIARGEVAPTGMVPNLGGGGDGGGSGGGVGQYAGLRVKGAQATGGGGAHVGTTDLARAIQGDLPGGVKHFAAFNDRYHAGTRSKHASGLAFDTSLIDPRQSAAAAGSIREKLMAAGLQAKDFKVIDEYLNPSARATGGHIHTQFNSAEAAAKYQRYVEGLKRSATTAKAAVDPDRFKAIAAPGDSLSGGWKPGAGGNAKAIEGASKAPLPPARMNPEDATRNVPLNAINTGDIGRRADASPGGGGGTDGGGAPITINVNGAGQDPESVANAVHRRLSDRIGRRTHEVEHHWG; from the coding sequence ATGACGACCGACACCGCCGAGACAAACCTGCGCATGTTCGGTGGCGAAGGCACCACCATGATGAGCCAGGCCAAGGTCAAGGAGATCCGGGAAGGCTGGCTCGACAAGGAAGCGCTCAAGAACGGCATGAGCGTGCCCTCGGCGATGAACGCCTACACCGAGGTGCTCAAGGCCGGTATCCAGAAGGAACAGGCCGGCGACGTCACGAAGAAGATCCTCGAGGCGACCGCCGGCATGGATCTCAACGTGCCGGAGACGACGAAGCTCGTCGGCCGCCTCGCCCAGCTGACCAAGCAGGGGCCCGAGGGCATCGGCGAGATGCTGAACTCGATGGGTATCGTCGCGGCAGAGACCGCGGCCGATTCCAACGAGCTCGTGTCCTCGCTTCGCCGCGGCGCCGGTGCGCTCTCGAACAAGAACTTCAAGGTCTCGGACCTCACCGCCTTCACGGGTGTCGGCATCTCGGCCGGTATCCAGGAGGGCATGGCCGGTACCTTCATCGAGCATCAGCAGCGTGACCTGCTGAACGCGAAGTACGCCCGCGGCCAGGAAGCCAAGGACCTGAACAAGGCCTTCGGCATGCTCGGCATGGGCTCGCGCGGCGCGGTCTCGGCGGCGACCGCCAAGGACCCGGCCGGCACGCTCGAGAAACTCTACACCAAGCTCGGCGAGATCGCCGAGAAGGACCCGGTCAAGGCCAACCTGATCGCCTCGCTCATCGGCAAGGACGAGTGGGGCGGCAAGATGCTGATGATGGCCCAATCATCGGGAAAAATCCGTTCGACACGCCAAGCCGCCAACGATCCGAATAACAAGGACTTCCTCGCGACCCTCAAAGGCGAGCGCCTTGGATCATGGGCCGGCATGTGGAATACCACCAAGGCCACGTTCCAGCTATTTTGGGAGAAGTTTGGGCTTGGGTTCGATGGTATCCTGAGGGATGTCACGACCTACTTCGCCGACCTCGGCCAGAAGTTCGACTGGAACCGGGTCACCCTGCACGTGCAGGCATTCATGGACGGCCTCAAGGAAGGCTTCGGCGTCAAGACCTGGCGCGAGCTGATCGCCAACATCACCGGCTCCCTGGGGACCGGCGACATGGTCCGGAAGCTCAAAGACTTCGGCCGTGGCATCGCCCGAGGCGTCACCTCGTTCGTTGACGCGATCAAGGCCATTGGTAGCAGCATCGGCTTCGACGGTAAGCAGTCGGCCGAAGACATGGGTAAGCTCGTTGCTCAAATCACCCTGCTATCGGCCTCGCTGATCGTTCTTGCGCCTGTGGTCTCGGTCCTCAGTCTCCTGGCTGGTGGGATCAACTTGATCGTGACCGCCCTCACGGCAGCCCGGGGCCTCTTGGCCCTTCTCGGCATTGGTACGGGAGCCGGTGGCGCGGTCGCGGCAGGCGGTGCGGCGGGCGCTGTGGCAGCCGGTGGCGTCGGCACCCTCGCCTACCTGATCACGAAACACCTCACCGACAGCTTCCCCGACTTCAAGAAGCCCCCGGCCGAAGGCATCCGCGAGGACCAGTCTCGTGGGTGGATGGGTAGGACGTGGAATTGGATGCTCGGCCGCAGCCCCTCAGGGGCGACGGTTCAGCGCCAGTCCTTCCTTGGTGATGCTCCCCGGTCCCTGATCCAGAACGCATCCTACGGTAGGAACGAGCGATCAGTTCGCGAGGAACCGTCCCTGCGCTCGATGATCCAGCAAGCCTCGCTCTCGAACATGAGCGATCGGCTCGGCAGCCTCGTCCAGTACGCCTCCTTGGGGGGCAACCTGGGCTCGGCGCTCGGCTCGTTCTCGAACAACGCCGGTGGCAGCGGAACCGGTGGCGGCGGCGGCTCATTTGGCGGCGGCGGCTCTGGTCCGCTTCTCGGGAACCAGACGCCCGGCACGGCCCTCGGCAACGTCGGCATCGGCCGGCGCGGAATCATTGGTGGCGGTGGTGGCGGCAACGGCGCCCCGTTCTCGGTTCCAGACAGCGTCCCGATGACGCCAGCGGAGCGCAACACGCTCGGGCTGATCCTCAAGTACGAGGGCGGCTACAAGAACCAGATGAACTACGTCGGAAAGAGCCAAGGGCTCGATCCGGCGACGCCGAAGGGTTACACCGCCCAGGGCTACTACCAGATGCTGAACTCGAACTGGCGGCGCATCGCCCCCAAGCTCGGGATCAACACGCCGAACGCCATGGCTTCGAGCCTGGAGGATCAGACCAATGTCGCCCTCCACCTCCTGCGCAACGGCGGTGTCGGCAACTGGGCCAACTTCAACCCGCGCCTCAAGGCGGCTATCGCCCGTGGCGAGGTCGCACCGACCGGGATGGTGCCGAACCTCGGCGGCGGTGGCGACGGCGGTGGAAGCGGTGGCGGCGTCGGCCAGTATGCGGGCCTGCGAGTCAAGGGAGCTCAGGCGACTGGCGGTGGTGGGGCGCATGTCGGCACGACCGACCTCGCCCGCGCCATCCAAGGCGACTTGCCTGGCGGCGTGAAGCACTTCGCGGCCTTCAACGATCGCTACCACGCCGGCACCAGGTCGAAGCACGCCTCCGGGCTCGCCTTCGATACCTCGTTGATCGATCCCCGCCAGAGCGCGGCGGCGGCGGGCTCCATCCGCGAAAAGCTGATGGCGGCCGGCCTCCAGGCCAAAGACTTCAAGGTGATCGACGAGTACCTGAACCCTTCGGCGAGGGCGACGGGCGGGCACATCCACACGCAGTTCAACTCGGCCGAGGCAGCGGCGAAGTACCAGCGATACGTGGAGGGGTTGAAGCGATCGGCGACGACCGCCAAGGCCGCCGTCGATCCTGACCGGTTCAAGGCCATTGCGGCTCCCGGAGACTCGCTCTCGGGCGGCTGGAAGCCCGGTGCCGGTGGCAACGCCAAGGCCATCGAGGGTGCCAGCAAGGCGCCGCTGCCTCCCGCCCGGATGAACCCGGAGGACGCGACCCGTAACGTGCCACTCAACGCGATCAACACGGGTGACATCGGCCGACGCGCCGACGCGAGCCCCGGCGGTGGCGGTGGCACAGATGGTGGCGGAGCCCCGATCACCATCAACGTCAACGGCGCCGGCCAGGACCCTGAGAGCGTTGCAAACGCCGTTCACCGGCGCTTGTCCGATCGGATAGGCCGCCGGACCCACGAGGTCGAACACCACTGGGGATAA
- a CDS encoding tyrosine-type recombinase/integrase produces MSKPVIRGDAPHRYEKRVPTDLVAKLRGREVFIELPAAASGDSRLVSFTLGQFARVSLHTRDHALSHARCAAVQAHLERVYEAARSGSARLTPMRIEALARQVYEHISRRFLESPGTPDAWAAVKAFTRAALEGRIASAPRLPCDFDPVDEVQLARELFGETMTDVIDSLPPGVHTSALEQRFGAYVDWVLGINGLEIDEGSRSTILERVGVAILNASWRMKRAANFDWSDDPAEGRFPKIDPGEKLREPSSAVAGISFKELLERWAREVNPAASTRDTWQNVAKQLTKYVGHDDITKISKQDIINWKDNRILNGVKAKTLNQSYLSCLRALYNFAITNSLHDDNPAKGVRAGGGNRASDAKLAYEDQEIAKLLDLSSKETLPIRRWVPWLLILTGARAGEICQLWETHVRMIDGIHVISIQETDDGGTIKHSAERYVPIHPALIEAGLLDFVASRKGRPLFYDRLSRGGDDKRHKSKHITARLGRWIRDNGFTDVRKSPLHATRHWFKSVASRIGIQDSIVDAIQGHRDGRAASVYRHIDIKTMAEAVAKIPVPPLDDRREMTPPLENA; encoded by the coding sequence ATGTCGAAACCCGTCATCCGCGGCGACGCGCCGCACCGGTACGAGAAACGAGTTCCGACCGATCTTGTGGCGAAGCTGAGGGGCCGCGAGGTCTTCATCGAACTCCCTGCGGCTGCAAGCGGCGATTCGCGGCTGGTCAGTTTCACGCTCGGCCAGTTCGCTCGCGTCTCCCTCCACACGCGCGACCACGCGCTTAGTCACGCCCGCTGCGCTGCTGTGCAAGCCCACCTTGAGCGTGTGTACGAGGCTGCCCGTAGCGGGTCGGCCCGGTTGACGCCGATGCGCATCGAAGCTCTGGCCCGCCAAGTTTACGAACACATCAGCCGTCGGTTCCTAGAATCTCCTGGCACCCCCGACGCATGGGCGGCAGTCAAAGCCTTTACTCGCGCAGCGCTGGAAGGCCGCATAGCTAGCGCGCCAAGACTGCCATGCGATTTTGATCCGGTTGATGAGGTGCAGCTTGCTCGCGAGTTGTTCGGCGAGACGATGACTGATGTCATCGATTCTCTCCCGCCCGGCGTTCATACCTCAGCTCTCGAGCAGAGGTTTGGTGCTTACGTTGATTGGGTTCTGGGCATTAACGGACTTGAGATAGATGAGGGTTCTCGTTCGACAATTCTGGAGCGTGTCGGCGTAGCTATCCTCAATGCATCATGGCGCATGAAGCGCGCGGCAAATTTTGACTGGTCAGACGATCCGGCCGAAGGCCGGTTTCCAAAGATCGATCCTGGCGAAAAATTGCGTGAGCCATCGTCTGCTGTGGCTGGAATATCTTTTAAGGAATTGTTAGAAAGGTGGGCGCGCGAGGTGAATCCTGCTGCATCTACTCGCGATACTTGGCAGAATGTAGCAAAGCAGCTTACTAAATATGTTGGACATGATGATATTACGAAAATCAGCAAACAAGATATAATAAATTGGAAAGATAATCGTATTTTAAACGGTGTCAAAGCTAAGACGCTCAACCAATCGTATCTTTCTTGTCTTAGAGCGCTTTATAATTTTGCAATCACAAACTCACTCCATGACGACAACCCTGCTAAAGGTGTAAGGGCTGGCGGTGGAAATCGAGCCAGCGACGCGAAGTTGGCATATGAGGACCAAGAGATTGCGAAACTTCTTGATCTATCTAGCAAGGAGACATTGCCAATTCGCAGATGGGTGCCTTGGCTGCTCATATTGACGGGTGCTCGTGCGGGAGAGATTTGCCAGCTTTGGGAAACTCATGTCCGCATGATCGATGGCATTCATGTAATTTCCATCCAAGAAACAGATGACGGTGGGACGATCAAGCACTCTGCTGAGCGCTACGTTCCCATCCATCCGGCATTGATCGAAGCCGGATTATTAGATTTTGTGGCGAGTAGAAAGGGGCGACCTCTGTTTTACGACCGACTGTCGCGAGGCGGTGATGATAAGCGCCACAAGTCCAAGCACATTACCGCGCGGCTAGGGAGATGGATTCGCGACAACGGCTTTACAGATGTACGTAAGTCTCCTTTGCATGCAACTCGCCATTGGTTCAAATCAGTAGCGTCGCGCATTGGAATTCAAGATTCGATAGTTGACGCTATCCAAGGCCATAGAGATGGAAGAGCGGCGTCTGTCTATCGACACATTGATATCAAGACGATGGCGGAGGCAGTAGCAAAAATTCCCGTTCCGCCCCTTGATGATCGCCGAGAGATGACTCCACCCTTAGAGAATGCGTAA
- a CDS encoding amidase, with product MIDCAGAPVTCGSRFTGERVADTDATVVARLKAAGAIPLAMLATTEFACGSAHNPRYGTVSNPWNRARWTGGSSTGSGAALAARLMPLALGTDTGGSIRVPAAWCGVTGLKPTRGLVPRTGVAPLSWTLDHVGPMARSAEYLARVMPWIAGPDGADPHAAGHYDASRARGVPGLRIGVPDGWFTQMQDDAVLAAWQAMLRVLERQGARLVPVDLGPVATAHQDGYTIVMAELAALQEPDLDRAASLDPGTRARMDQGRLFSATDYLRALRRRPLVLAQVLDALADVDVLVTPGLGGEAAALDSLTVEVNGEAHPLQAVLPRNTMLFDYTGLPALMLPTGLGRTGLPVAAQVVGKPYDDAVCLGVGAAFQRETDHHRGAPPEVG from the coding sequence ATCATCGATTGCGCCGGCGCGCCCGTGACCTGCGGCTCGCGCTTCACCGGCGAGCGGGTGGCGGATACCGACGCGACGGTGGTAGCGCGGCTCAAGGCCGCCGGCGCAATCCCTCTCGCCATGCTCGCCACCACCGAATTCGCCTGCGGCTCGGCCCACAACCCGCGCTACGGTACTGTGTCCAATCCGTGGAACCGGGCGCGCTGGACCGGCGGCTCCTCGACCGGGTCGGGGGCTGCGCTCGCCGCCCGGCTGATGCCGCTGGCGCTCGGCACCGATACCGGCGGCTCGATCCGGGTGCCCGCGGCCTGGTGCGGCGTCACCGGCCTCAAACCCACCCGCGGGCTGGTGCCGCGCACCGGCGTCGCGCCCCTGTCCTGGACCCTCGACCATGTCGGCCCGATGGCGCGCTCGGCCGAGTATCTGGCCCGGGTGATGCCCTGGATCGCCGGCCCCGACGGCGCCGACCCGCACGCCGCAGGCCATTACGACGCCTCCCGGGCGCGAGGGGTGCCGGGCCTGAGGATCGGCGTACCGGACGGCTGGTTCACGCAGATGCAGGACGACGCTGTGCTGGCCGCCTGGCAGGCGATGCTGCGCGTGCTGGAGCGGCAGGGCGCGCGCCTCGTGCCGGTCGATCTCGGCCCGGTCGCGACCGCGCATCAGGACGGCTACACGATCGTGATGGCGGAACTCGCCGCGCTCCAGGAGCCCGACCTCGACCGCGCCGCTTCGCTCGATCCCGGCACCCGCGCCCGGATGGACCAGGGCCGGCTGTTCTCCGCCACCGACTACCTGCGCGCCCTGCGCCGCCGGCCCCTGGTGCTGGCGCAGGTCCTCGATGCGCTCGCGGACGTCGACGTGCTGGTGACCCCGGGCCTCGGGGGCGAGGCGGCGGCGCTCGACAGCCTCACAGTGGAGGTGAACGGCGAGGCCCACCCGCTCCAGGCGGTGCTGCCGCGCAACACGATGCTGTTCGACTATACGGGGCTTCCGGCCCTGATGCTGCCGACCGGTCTCGGGCGGACGGGGCTGCCGGTCGCCGCGCAGGTGGTGGGGAAGCCGTATGACGACGCCGTGTGCTTAGGCGTGGGGGCGGCGTTCCAGCGGGAGACGGACCATCATCGGGGGGCGCCGCCGGAGGTGGGGTGA
- a CDS encoding translocation/assembly module TamB domain-containing protein gives MRASRLLTAAIAVSLVALAWLGHAATGEAAEGETTILGDLLSRALSTPASRVSIGAVDGALSSDATIRDVAIADRNGVWLRLDKARLIWRRTALLSRRLEIDRLEIGRLEVLRRPLPSASPPSQDKEALLPDLPVKVVVKAFALSDLVLGEPVLGEAARIGGAGQATLGDPREGLDLGFGLRRLDKPGTVTLKLVYVPDTNRLEVKLAQDEPEGGLAARLMNLPGLPPVSLDLDGNGTLDAWNAALAFKAGEGIGADGKARIDRVGAERRMVLDLASRVEGLMPGPLAAVFSGTTRLDGALRFADAGAVQVDRFELTSRTARLALNGGVDAARNADLTLQARALPTEGGVTKAGDSTLEALVLDASLKGPLDAPAVRGTLRAAGLSAAGSRLGRASADLVAEPLPRKPEGQSFRLAANAEVDGLHLADPALRRAVGPKASFHLTGRIDPNGVADLDAVTIEAPTANARYAGRIGRDVVAGTLQAELPDLAAFSLAAGRPLGGRVAVTALLSGDPGRAGVTADVEANTEKLFLGTPALDRTLGREPRFAGRLTRLPDGYAVQAARLTGAAVAATVDGRATEAKADMTGRVELTDLATLDPELAGKAGLEARLTGSLERPDLALTVSAPEARAMGRPVRELTAKATVTDATGALDGTVALSGRVDGKPLSGDLHLAKDGADWVLDRLGLTLGSVSLTGRATVDPASRLAEGAVSLKAGNLDDLSALALTRLQGRLDAAITLSRAGGKQDATVRASGEGVRAAGVALSRLDADLAGTDLWTSPRVSGRLVADRLVAGSETIEAIRLDAKPAPDGSDLVLQARARGFALDGAARLVPAAHPRLDLSRLSAVRGADRLALAGPATVTVKDEGVTVAGLAIAAGSGRASLDGTIGQRLDLRLGLKNLPLAMARIASPSLNLSGTLDGEAALTGPAASPEGSYRVSLSRLVTPETRSAGLPPIDAKASGRIDDGRAGLDGTVTAGRGVQIALSGSIPVEAGGTLALRTRGTVDAALANTLLAAGGQRLTGRVALDAGIGGTLQAPKIDGSAVLTGGSFTDPLNGVSLTDIQGRVTGRGDTLVIERLTAATRNGGTLQVQGRVAVEPASGFPGNLTIRADRAELVSSQLMTLITGLNLSLTGPLARTPRVTGQVDVVSLDVSVPDRLPATVQPLPGIRHVNTPPQMRARLAARARRDAAARRGRKAPPFLATLDLTVNAPGRITVRGRGIDAELGGSLRLTGTSAAPVANGAFAMRRGRIQIVGQRLDFTRGRLTFAGDLTAPDLDFQAQSQAGDVTAKIAVTGPANQPDFALTSEPPLPQDEVLSRLLFKKASGGLSPFQALQLAQAVAQLSGGAGGPDVFESARKGLGLDSLDIQAGAKGGAAVGLSRAIGERVNVGVRAGARPEDSAATITYDVTGRIKVQGEAGADGRTAVGVGAEWEY, from the coding sequence ATGCGGGCCTCGCGCCTTCTCACCGCCGCCATCGCCGTCTCCCTGGTGGCCCTCGCCTGGCTCGGCCACGCCGCCACCGGCGAGGCGGCGGAGGGCGAGACCACGATCCTCGGCGACCTCCTGTCCCGCGCCCTCTCGACCCCGGCCTCCCGGGTCTCGATCGGCGCCGTCGACGGGGCGCTGTCCTCCGACGCCACGATCCGCGACGTCGCCATTGCCGACCGCAACGGCGTGTGGCTGCGCCTCGACAAGGCCCGGCTGATCTGGCGCCGCACCGCGCTGCTGTCGCGCCGCCTGGAGATCGACCGGCTGGAGATCGGGCGGCTCGAGGTCTTGCGCCGCCCCCTGCCCTCGGCGAGCCCGCCGTCCCAGGACAAGGAGGCGCTGCTGCCCGACCTGCCGGTGAAGGTGGTGGTCAAGGCCTTCGCCCTCTCCGACCTCGTGCTGGGCGAGCCGGTGCTCGGCGAGGCCGCCCGCATCGGCGGGGCGGGACAGGCCACCCTCGGCGACCCGCGCGAGGGCCTCGATCTCGGCTTCGGCCTACGCCGGCTCGACAAGCCCGGCACCGTCACCCTCAAGCTCGTCTACGTGCCGGACACGAACCGTCTGGAGGTGAAGCTCGCCCAGGACGAGCCGGAAGGCGGCCTCGCGGCGCGGCTGATGAACCTGCCCGGCTTACCCCCGGTGAGCCTCGACCTCGACGGCAACGGCACGTTGGACGCCTGGAACGCGGCTCTCGCGTTCAAGGCCGGCGAGGGCATCGGCGCCGACGGCAAGGCCCGCATCGACCGGGTCGGGGCGGAGCGCCGGATGGTGCTCGACCTCGCCTCGCGGGTCGAAGGCCTGATGCCCGGGCCGCTTGCCGCCGTGTTCTCCGGCACCACCCGCCTCGACGGGGCGTTGCGCTTCGCGGATGCCGGCGCGGTGCAGGTCGACCGGTTCGAGCTGACCTCCCGCACCGCGCGGCTGGCGCTGAACGGCGGGGTCGACGCGGCCCGCAACGCCGACCTGACCCTCCAGGCTCGCGCCCTTCCGACCGAGGGCGGCGTGACCAAGGCCGGCGACTCGACCCTCGAGGCCCTGGTTCTGGACGCGAGCCTCAAAGGCCCCCTCGACGCCCCGGCTGTCCGCGGGACCCTGCGCGCCGCCGGCCTCTCGGCCGCGGGCAGCCGGCTCGGCCGGGCGAGCGCCGACCTCGTCGCCGAGCCGCTGCCGCGCAAGCCTGAGGGCCAGTCCTTCCGCCTCGCCGCCAACGCCGAGGTGGACGGCCTCCACCTCGCCGATCCGGCCTTGCGCCGGGCTGTCGGACCGAAGGCGTCGTTTCACCTCACCGGCCGCATCGACCCGAACGGCGTCGCCGATCTCGACGCCGTGACCATCGAGGCGCCGACCGCGAATGCCCGCTATGCCGGCCGGATCGGCCGCGACGTGGTGGCGGGCACGCTCCAGGCCGAGCTCCCCGACCTCGCCGCCTTCTCCCTCGCCGCCGGCCGGCCGCTCGGCGGCCGCGTCGCCGTGACGGCGCTTCTCTCCGGCGATCCCGGCCGGGCCGGCGTGACCGCCGACGTCGAGGCGAACACCGAGAAGCTGTTTCTCGGCACCCCCGCCCTCGACCGGACTCTCGGCCGCGAGCCGCGATTCGCCGGCCGCCTCACCCGCCTGCCCGACGGCTACGCGGTCCAGGCCGCGCGCCTGACCGGGGCGGCCGTGGCCGCCACGGTCGACGGCCGCGCCACCGAGGCCAAGGCCGACATGACCGGCCGGGTCGAGCTGACCGACCTCGCCACCCTCGATCCCGAACTCGCCGGCAAGGCCGGGTTGGAGGCGCGTCTCACCGGTTCGCTCGAGCGCCCGGACCTGGCCCTGACCGTCTCGGCCCCCGAGGCCCGGGCGATGGGCCGGCCGGTGCGCGAGCTGACCGCCAAGGCGACCGTGACCGACGCCACCGGCGCCCTCGACGGCACCGTGGCCCTGTCCGGCCGGGTCGACGGCAAGCCGCTGTCCGGCGACCTCCACCTCGCTAAGGACGGCGCCGATTGGGTGCTCGACCGGCTCGGCCTGACCCTCGGCTCGGTGTCGCTCACCGGCCGCGCCACCGTCGATCCGGCCTCCCGCCTCGCCGAGGGCGCGGTGTCGCTGAAGGCCGGCAACCTCGACGACCTCTCGGCCCTGGCGCTCACCCGTCTCCAGGGGCGCCTCGACGCCGCGATCACCCTGAGCCGCGCCGGCGGCAAGCAGGACGCGACGGTGCGGGCCTCCGGCGAAGGCGTGCGGGCGGCCGGCGTGGCGCTGTCGCGCCTCGACGCCGATCTCGCCGGCACCGATCTCTGGACCAGCCCCCGGGTCTCCGGCCGGCTCGTCGCCGACCGGCTCGTCGCCGGCTCCGAGACGATCGAGGCGATCCGCCTCGACGCCAAGCCCGCGCCCGACGGCAGCGACCTCGTGCTCCAGGCCCGGGCCCGGGGCTTTGCCCTCGACGGCGCCGCCCGGCTGGTGCCGGCCGCCCATCCCCGCCTCGACCTGTCTCGCCTCAGCGCCGTGCGCGGGGCCGACCGGCTGGCGCTCGCAGGCCCCGCGACCGTGACCGTCAAGGACGAGGGCGTGACGGTGGCGGGCCTCGCCATCGCCGCCGGCTCCGGCCGGGCGAGCCTCGACGGCACGATCGGCCAGAGGCTCGACCTGCGGCTCGGCCTGAAGAACCTGCCGCTGGCGATGGCCCGCATCGCCTCGCCCAGCTTGAATCTCTCGGGCACCCTCGACGGCGAGGCGGCGCTGACCGGCCCGGCCGCGAGCCCGGAGGGAAGCTATCGTGTGAGCCTGTCGCGCCTCGTGACGCCCGAGACCCGCTCCGCCGGCCTGCCGCCGATCGACGCCAAGGCCTCCGGCCGGATCGACGACGGCCGCGCCGGCCTCGACGGCACGGTGACGGCCGGACGCGGGGTGCAGATCGCCCTGTCCGGCTCGATCCCGGTCGAGGCCGGCGGCACCCTGGCGCTGCGCACCCGCGGCACCGTCGACGCGGCGCTCGCCAACACCCTGCTGGCGGCGGGCGGCCAGCGCCTGACCGGCCGGGTCGCCCTTGATGCCGGGATCGGCGGCACGCTCCAGGCCCCGAAGATCGACGGTTCGGCGGTTCTCACCGGCGGCAGCTTCACCGATCCGCTCAACGGCGTGAGCCTCACCGACATCCAGGGCCGGGTTACCGGGCGCGGCGACACGCTCGTGATCGAGCGGCTGACCGCCGCCACCCGCAACGGCGGCACGCTCCAGGTCCAGGGCCGCGTCGCCGTCGAGCCGGCTTCGGGGTTCCCCGGCAACCTGACCATCCGGGCTGACCGGGCCGAACTGGTCTCGAGCCAGCTGATGACGCTGATCACCGGCCTCAACCTGTCGCTCACGGGTCCCCTCGCCCGCACCCCGCGGGTCACCGGCCAGGTCGACGTCGTCTCCCTCGACGTCTCGGTGCCCGACCGCCTGCCCGCCACGGTGCAGCCGCTGCCCGGCATCCGCCACGTCAACACCCCGCCGCAGATGCGCGCCCGCCTCGCGGCGCGGGCCAGGCGCGACGCGGCGGCCCGGCGCGGCCGCAAGGCCCCGCCCTTCCTCGCCACCCTCGACCTGACGGTGAACGCGCCCGGCCGCATCACCGTGCGCGGGCGGGGCATCGACGCCGAGCTCGGCGGGTCGCTTCGCCTCACCGGCACCTCGGCGGCACCGGTGGCGAACGGCGCCTTCGCGATGCGCCGCGGCCGGATCCAGATCGTCGGCCAGCGCCTCGACTTCACCCGCGGCCGCCTGACCTTCGCGGGCGACCTGACGGCGCCGGATCTCGACTTCCAGGCCCAGTCCCAGGCCGGCGACGTTACCGCCAAGATCGCCGTCACCGGCCCGGCCAACCAGCCCGACTTCGCGCTGACCTCCGAGCCGCCGCTGCCGCAGGACGAGGTCCTGTCGCGCCTGCTGTTCAAGAAGGCCTCGGGCGGCCTGTCGCCGTTCCAGGCGCTGCAACTGGCGCAAGCGGTCGCCCAGCTCTCCGGCGGCGCCGGCGGGCCGGACGTGTTCGAGAGCGCCCGCAAGGGGCTGGGCCTCGACAGCCTCGACATCCAGGCCGGCGCGAAGGGCGGCGCGGCGGTCGGCCTGTCGCGGGCGATCGGCGAGCGGGTCAATGTCGGCGTGCGGGCCGGGGCGCGGCCGGAGGACAGCGCGGCCACCATCACCTACGACGTGACCGGGCGGATCAAGGTGCAGGGCGAGGCCGGCGCCGATGGACGGACGGCTGTCGGCGTGGGCGCGGAGTGGGAGTATTGA